From the genome of Candidatus Anaeroferrophillus wilburensis, one region includes:
- a CDS encoding 6-bladed beta-propeller: protein MKGGCGEQWRCILFLMLFMLASCSTGTLQEQGGLEPVPVWPAPPAAARIVWVEEVSRFQDICGQPGFWQRLKEVLVGKISTGMVKPYGIYIDEEQRLYVVDSGSGFIHLMDPNAGCYRAIPGPDDGLVLPSPIGVAGDDQGQVFITDSKLGKVYRYLPDDGSLQPLTRMTLKRPAGIAYHRLNRLLYVAEAGVHQVVAFDRQGIEQFRFGSHGKRPGEFNFPTAVCVDQRGQVLVTDALNARVQIFTPEGQFVAAFGEPGDTSGTFAKPKGVAVDSEGHVYVCDALFDAVQIFDQEGRLLLTFGQSGSAPGEFWMPSGISIDSRDYIYVADSYNRRVQVFRYVREGER, encoded by the coding sequence ATGAAGGGGGGATGTGGCGAACAGTGGCGATGCATCCTTTTTCTGATGTTGTTTATGCTGGCCTCCTGTTCAACCGGAACCCTGCAGGAACAAGGTGGCCTCGAGCCCGTGCCGGTGTGGCCGGCACCGCCTGCAGCAGCTCGGATTGTCTGGGTAGAGGAGGTCAGCCGGTTTCAGGATATTTGTGGCCAGCCAGGCTTCTGGCAGCGGCTCAAAGAGGTCCTGGTGGGCAAAATAAGCACCGGCATGGTTAAACCCTATGGCATCTATATAGACGAGGAACAACGTCTGTACGTGGTTGATTCAGGCAGCGGTTTCATCCACCTGATGGATCCTAATGCCGGCTGCTACCGGGCCATCCCCGGGCCGGATGACGGCTTGGTGCTGCCGTCGCCCATCGGTGTTGCCGGTGATGATCAGGGGCAGGTGTTTATCACCGATTCCAAGTTGGGGAAGGTGTACCGCTACCTTCCCGATGATGGTTCCCTGCAGCCGCTGACCAGGATGACCCTCAAGCGGCCCGCCGGGATTGCCTACCACCGGCTCAACCGGCTGCTCTATGTGGCTGAAGCGGGTGTACACCAGGTGGTGGCCTTTGACCGTCAGGGGATCGAACAGTTTCGTTTTGGCAGCCATGGCAAGAGGCCGGGAGAATTTAACTTCCCTACTGCTGTCTGTGTCGATCAGCGGGGCCAGGTACTGGTGACGGACGCCCTTAATGCCCGGGTGCAGATATTTACCCCTGAAGGCCAGTTTGTCGCTGCTTTCGGGGAGCCCGGTGATACTTCCGGGACCTTTGCCAAACCGAAAGGGGTGGCGGTCGACAGCGAGGGGCATGTCTACGTCTGTGATGCCCTGTTTGATGCCGTCCAGATCTTTGACCAGGAGGGCAGGCTGTTGCTAACCTTCGGCCAGAGTGGCTCTGCGCCCGGAGAGTTCTGGATGCCCAGCGGTATCAGTATTGACAGCCGCGATTATATCTATGTTGCTGATTCCTATAATCGCCGGGTCCAGGTATTCAGATATGTGAGGGAAGGCGAAAGGTGA